From the genome of Vicia villosa cultivar HV-30 ecotype Madison, WI linkage group LG2, Vvil1.0, whole genome shotgun sequence, one region includes:
- the LOC131651209 gene encoding uncharacterized protein LOC131651209, with the protein MARPLEKISNVNDEKELWKVAVKIHHKWSVISNNKEHFEMVVYDSEGSDIHVIVPPVYRQSFDSLFVVNDTYTIANFQVQLNDLLFKPSAHKYLLKFTGGTKVGDRNVHQIQEKACRLTPFLDILTGKWNKDQVLDVIGVVDKIGYTQAQVGSKKQQVNFVIRDLSNNTITVTLWEAYTVQFINYVEQQVDTSIPIENIHYLLPTLTMSPKWLLMKTWRQSNNSPKCTNLAFAVSSLRAGRKTHTLLANHLPKKLLSNAVLLPLEQIVKLKETTFCATVATITKIFASRYGWYYQACHECPNKVTGDKPPYKCTKGHETETAIFRYKIKVDVLHAGTKCKFVLWDKESGELLEVSAAHMRETMFQAGIFDPLDFPLALDKLLDQELAFKVKWQPDWSNCSVIMLVKDKSVVDQLKAEWVAASTIKESVDEAVPVDDSDIVTDPEITSKLHGEPVTPTAKRQNPDPSNESTSLATHGEGDLSSTKLKKPTRITRKLVKIEK; encoded by the exons ATGGCACGACCGTTGGAAAAAATCTCTAATGTTAATGATGAAAAGGAACTTTGGAAAGTTGCTGTTAAAATACATCACAAATGGAGTGTCATCTCTAACAACAAGGAACATTTTGAAATGGTTGTTTATGATTCTGAG GGAAGTGATATCCATGTTATCGTACCTCCCGTGTATAGGCAGAGTTTTGATTCGCTCTTTGTTGTTAATGATACTTACACTATTGCAAACTTCCAAGTTCAGCTGAATGATCTGCTGTTCAAACCTTCTGCTCACAAGTACCTCCTTAAATTTACTGGTGGGACCAAAGTTGGGGATAGAAACGTGCATCAGATTCAGGAAAAGGCTTGCAGACTCACTCCTTTTCTTGATATTTTAACTGGGAAATGGAATAAAGATCAAGTTTTAG ATGTTATTGGAGTGGTTGATAAAATTGGGTACACACAGGCCCAGGTTGGAAGTAAAAAGCAACAGGTCAACTTTGTCATTCGCGACTTGAg CAACAACACTATAACGGTTACATTATGGGAGGCGTACACGGTGCAGTTTATCAACTACGTTGAACAGCAAGTCGATACTTCCATTCCGATT GAAAATATCCACTATCTGTTACCAACACTTACAATGTCACCAAAGTGGCTATTAATGAAGACATGGAGACAATCAAACAATTCGCCAAAATGTACTAACTTG GCCTTCGCAGTTAGCAGTCTCAGGGCAGGTCGCAAAACTCATACACTTCTCGCCAATCACCTTCCCAAAAAATTGTTGTCTAATGCTGTTCTTCTTCCTCTTGAGCAAATTGTTAAACTCAAAGAG ACAACTTTTTGTGCTACGGTTGCCACAATTACGAAAATCTTTGCGTCAAGATATGGCTGGTACTACCAAGCATGCCATGAATGCCCAAATAAAGTCACTGGTGATAAACCTCCCTACAAGTGTACAAAGGGACATGAAACGGAAACCGCCATATTCAG GTATAAAATAAAGGTGGATGTTCTTCATGCTGGTACAAAATGCAAGTTTGTTTTGTGGGACAAGGAGAGTGGGGAACTATTGGAAGTGTCGGCTGCTCATATGCGCGAAACAATGTTTCAG GCTGGAATATTTGATCCCCTCGATTTTCCCCTGGCACTTGACAAGCTGCTGGATCAGGAACTTGCATTCAAAGTCAAGTGGCAACCAGATTGGTCTAATTGCTCTGTCATCATGTTAGTGAAAGATAAATCTGTTGTGGATCAACTAAAAGCTGAATGGGTGGCTGCAAGTACA ATCAAGGAGAGTGTTGATGAGGCTGTTCCTGTTGATGATTCCGACATTGTTACG GATCCTGAAATTACTTCAAAATTGCACGGTGAACCGGTCACACCTACGGCAAAAAGACAGAACCCGGATCCATCCAATGAATCTACAAGTCTTGCAACACACGGCGAAGGAGATTTGTCTTCGACAAAACTTAAGAAACCAACGAGGATCACTAGGAAATTAGTGAAGATTGaaaaatag
- the LOC131651210 gene encoding uncharacterized protein LOC131651210, giving the protein MDAVIKQKGGVFFLHGYGGTGKTYMWRTLASALRSKHEICLTVATSGITSLLLPGGRIAHSKFKLPVPCVEKSTCKINFNDPSVGLLREAKLIIWDEAPMAHKYCFETLDRTLKDVMSNYSNSKTIFGGKVVIFGGDFRQILPVVPGGSRSDIVHSTINASYIWHYVKIGEGRISEPNDGYANIDIPPELLITDFDDPILAIVESTYPDFLNCYQSCDYLKNRAILASTLDIVDTINDHVLAMMPEIHDSNILQVLSPKFLSSLRTSGLPNHHLKLKVGTPIMLMRNIDQSQGLCNGTRLIVTKMAAHVLEAKLMGDNNNGKVIYIPRMDMSPSQSPWPFKLSRHQFPVIVAYAMTINKSQGQSLDWVGLYIPQDVFIHGQIYVAVSRVTTKRGIKILIHDDKNIPKLSTCNVVYKEVFNNI; this is encoded by the exons ATGGATGCCGTTATCAAACAAAAAGGTGGTGTCTTCTTCCTGCACGGTTATGGCGGAACCGGTAAGACATATATGTGGAGAACACTTGCAAGTGCATTGAGATCTAAGCATGAGATTTGTCTTACTGTTGCAACAAGTGGGATAACATCTCTTTTGTTGCCAGGAGGTCGTATAGCTCATTCAAAGTTCAAGTTGCCAGTTCCATGTGTCGAAAAATcaacttgcaaaattaatttcaatgacCCTAGCGTTGGTCTTCTAAGGGAGGCAAAGCTAATTATATGGGATGAGGCACCAATGGCACACAAATATTGTTTTGAAACGCTGGACAGGACTTTGAAGGATGTCATGAGTAATTACAGTAACTCCAAAACTATTTTCGGAGGGAAGGTTGTGATTTTTGGTGGGGATTTCCGTCAGATATTACCCGTTGTACCCGGAGGAAGCCGTTCTGACATTGTCCATTCAACAATTAACGCTTCTTACATTTGGCATTATGTTAAA ATAGGAGAGGGAAGAATTTCAGAACCTAACGACGGTTATGCTAACATTGACATACCGCCCGAACTGTTAATTACAGACTTCGATGACCCTATTCTTGCCATCGTCGAGAGTACATATCCTGATTTCTTAAATTGTTACCAATCGTGTGATTATCTCAAAAATAGGGCCATTCTTGCTTCCACTTTGGACATTGTTGATACAATCAATGACCATGTCCTTGCCATGATGCCAG AAATCCATGACAGCAACATTCTTCAAGTCCTTAGCCCAAAATTCCTCAGCTCTTTAAGAACTTCTGGCCTACCCAACCATCACTTAAAGTTAAAGGTTGGAACACCAATCATGCTTATGCGAAACATTGATCAATCACAAGGTCTATGTAATGGGACGAGGCTTATAGTAACTAAAATGGCTGCTCATGTCCTTGAGGCCAAATTGATGGGTGATAACAATAATGGAAAGGTTATATACATCCCGCGAATGGATATGTCCCCATCTCAATCTCCTTGGCCATTCAAGTTATCGAGACATCAATTTCCGGTTATTGTAGCCTACGCCATGACCATTAACAAATCACAAGGCCAATCGTTGGATTGGGTTGGACTTTATATACCTCAGGATGTTTTCATACATGGACAGATTTATGTTGCCGTTTCACGAGTTACAACAAAAAGAGGTATCAAGATATTGATACATGATGATAAAAACATCCCAAAGCTTTCAACATGTAATGTTGTATACAAAGAAGTTTTTAACAACATTTAG
- the LOC131653750 gene encoding uncharacterized protein LOC131653750 translates to MIFNKGSMHSNLDCFVRCTTPVVQSQFLPKSEIKNLNGLWQPWERETMEYFTLGDLWRCYDEWSAYGAGVPITLTSGETLVQYYVPYLSAIQIFTSNTFREETESGDCETRDSCSDSYSDESECDKLWRWDGTSSEEGYEQDCLWHLNDRLGHLYCQYFERSNPYGRVPLMDKISGLAQRYPGLMSLRSVDLSPASWMAVAWYPIYHIPMGRTIKDLSTCFLTYHTLSSSFQGMDLDDDIEGGQEKKKEGENISLPAFGLATYKMQGGNVWAGGNRGRDQERLVSLLSVADSWLKQLRVQHHDFNYFMGIRHG, encoded by the exons ATGATTTTCAATAAAGGCTCAATGCATTCTAACCTTGATTGCTTCGTTCGGTGTACAACACCGGTTGTTCAATCCCAGTTTCTACCTAAG tcTGAGATTAAAAACCTGAACGGTTTGTGGCAACCGTGGGAAAGAGAAACAATGGAATATTTTACCTTAGGTGATTTATGGAGATGTTATGATGAATGGAGTGCTTATGGAGCTGGTGTTCCAATCACGTTAACTAGTGGAGAAACACTTGTTCAATACTATGTTCCTTATCTTTCTGCAATTCAGATTTTCACTAGCAACACTTTCAG GGAAGAGACGGAATCGGGTGATTGCGAGACGAGGGATTCATGCAGTGATTCTTACAGTGATGAGAGTGAATGTGATAAGTTATGGAGATGGGATGGAACTTCATCAGAAGAAGGATATGAACAAGATTGTCTTTGGCATTTGAATGATAGATTGGGTCATCTTTATTGTCAATATTTTGAAAGATCAAATCCTTATGGAAGAGTACCTCTAATGGATAAG ATATCTGGATTAGCCCAAAGATACCCAGGGTTGATGTCACTAAGAAGTGTGGATCTTTCACCAGCAAGTTGGATGGCTGTTGCTTG GTACCCAATATATCATATTCCTATGGGAAGAACAATTAAAGATCTTTCCACATGCTTCCTTACTTACCACACACTTTCATCTTCATTTCAAG GGATGGACCTTGATGATGATATTGAAGGTGgccaagaaaagaaaaaggaaggagaaaacATCTCATTGCCAGCCTTTGGATTAGCAACATACAAGATGCAAGGTGGAAATGTGTGGGCAGGAGGAAATCGTGGTCGGGACCAAGAAAGACTTGTGTCACTATTAAGTGTAGCAGACTCATGGTTAAAGCAACTAAGGGTTCAACATCATGACTTCAATTATTTCATGGGTATTCGACATGGCTAA